In Myxococcales bacterium, the DNA window CGCGCGGCAGAGCGCACCGAGCTTCTCGCGGGCGGAGGTGGCCCAGCGTGCGCGCCGTGCGTCGTCGAGCTCCCCTGTGAGGTACGCGTGGGTCGCTTGCGCGCGGAAGGAGAAGCCGTGCCCTTCGCCCGAGAGCTCGCCGAGGGTCACGCCCGCGGGCGGCGTGAGCACGACGTCGCGGTTCGGGTAGGTCCCGACGATGCCTTGGCGGAGGCCGACGCGCGCGCCGTCGACCAGGCCTACCGTTCGATCGACGCGGAGGTGTGCGCCGAGCGGGCCTTTGGAGCGTGTCCATCCCAAGGTCGCGCCGAGGACGTCGTCGTCCTGGAGGTAGAGGGTGTGGTCGAATTGAGCGTTCGCGGCGACGTGGCCGTCGTGCACGTGGAGCGTCGGGAAAAAGAGGCTCCGCGGATCTCTTCTTGGGAAGACGAACGCCATCGGGTGCACGCTCTGGGTGGCCGCCGAGAGCCCGAAGAGCCCGCGCTTCTTCGGCTTGAGGCGGAAGACGGCGAACCCGAAATCGGCGTAGGCGGGCAATCGGCCGAGCACGTCGTCCGGGAGGCGGAAGCGTGCGTCGAGTCGCGCGAAGTCACGCGACGTGGGCACGAAGGAGGCTTCGAAGTCGCCCACGTCGTGCACCTCGAGCTTGGCCGAGAGCTCGGGGCCGCCTCGAAAGAGCCCACCTTTGGCCTGCGGCGCGGTGAGGTAGTCGGGGGGGAACGCCGCGCCGAGGTCGTCGAAGAAGCGCGGGTAGCCCTCGAGGCTCACGAAGCGCACGGCGTCTTCGGCGGGCGACGGAGGCACGGGCAGCGGGAGCACCATCGCGAGCGGCTCGTCGAGGGCGACGTCCATCGTGTAGACGAGGGCCTGCTTCCCGCCAGGAAGGTTTCGGGCGTAAATCTGCGTTTTCCCGACGAATTTGACGGGCCGAGAGAAGCAGCACACGGGCCTTCTACCCGCCCATCATCATGTCGAGGAAGGGCCCGGGGCCGAGCAAGGTCGTGCCGCCGTCGACGAGGAGGGTCGCGCCCGTGATGTACGCGCCCGCGGGGGAGACGAGGTACGTGAGCGCTTCGGCGATCTCGAAGATGGTGCCGTAGCGCCCGAGGGGGACGCGCTTCTTGAGGGACGTCTCGGCGTCGCCTGGGGCGAGGCGCGACATGCCCTCGGTGCCCTCGATGGGGCCGGGTGCGATGGAGTTCACGCGGATGCCGAAGCGGCCCCACTCGAGGGCGAGATCGCGGGTGAGCTTCTCGATGCCGGCCTTGGCCGCGCCGGCGTGGCATTGGAGCGGCGTGGGCACGGTGGCCTGCGTGGCCGTGATGTTGACGATCGACCCGCGCGAGCCCGAGAGGGCCTCGAACGCCGCGCGGCTCGCGTTGAAGGTGCCGCAGAGATCGATGTCGACCACGCTGCGGAAGCCGTTGGCGCTGAGGGCCGAGGCCGGCGCGAGGAAGTTCCCGGCAGCGCTGTTCACGAGCACGTCGAGCCGCCCGAAGTCGCTCACGGTCTTCTGGATCGCGGCCTCGACGAGGTCGTACTTGCGGACGTCGCACGCGAAGGTCTGCGCCGTGCCCCCGCGCTCGCGGATCTCCCCGGCGATGGCGTCGAGCTTCTCTTGGGTGCGCCCCACGAGCATGACCTTGGCGCCTTGTTCGGCGAGGCGCTTCGCGAGGCCTGCGCCGATGCCGCTGCCGCCTCCGGTGACGAGGGCGGCTTGGCCCACGAGGAGATCGGATCGAAAGACGCTCGTCATGGCTTCTCCTTGATGTCGGCTTCGGCGATCTCGGCGAGGCCCGCGAGCGCGCCGAGGGGCAAGGGATGGAACGGTGGGCGCGGCGTGAAGGGGAGGCGCGCCTCGAACCCGCGCTCGACGAGCCTCCTCGCGCACATCGCGACGCACGACTTGCCTTGGCAGTACCCGGTGCCGAAGCCCGTGTACCGCTTCAAGGACTCGATGTCGGTGTGGCCGCGGGTGATGGCGTCGTCGAGCTCGTGGAGCGTGACGTCCTCGCAGCGGCAGACGAGCACCTTGGCCATGGCCCGAGGGTATCAGCGAGCGGCGTCTTTCTCAGCAGCGAAGGCGCGCACCGCCGGACGCGCCCAACACGAGCTTCGATGGCGCGACGGGTGGCCGCGGGCCCGAAGACCTGCGTCGTGACGCGGGTTTGTGCACGTCACGAGCGGCGCGCGGGATGCGAGTCGGCTCGGGTAACCCTATGAAGTTACGATGTTTGTCGTCGAAACGGGCGACACGCTCCGGTGCACCGTGGGCGGGGCCCGACCGTCCTACGCCGGGAACCCGACGCATCGAGGAGATCCCATGAAGAAGAGCCTCTTTCACGCCGCCGCTGCCTTCGCCGTCGTCTCGTCGACCTCGCTCTTTGCCATGGCCGACGAGGTCGCGACGCCGTCGGTCACCGTGAGCTTCGAGTTCCGTCGCCAGCGTGGGGACACTCGCGTCTGGAGCGCCGACGAGGGCCGCGCCGTGCTCAGCCACAGGCTCCGCGCGGGCGTGAACGACGGCGCGGGGTGGAGCGGGATCGGCAAGGCGCGGCTCAAGCTCGACGGGGTGTGCGTCGCCCCTCGCCGGTTCACGTGGATCCCGGCGAGCGGCTTCACCTTCACGAAGATCTCCCACGTCGGGAACGTCGAGCGCTACACGGCGACGATCACGAAGGTCGTCTGCGAGTGACGCGTACGCGGGGTCATGCGCGTGGCGCTTCTGTCTTGGCGAGGCGGTAGCCCACACCGACCGAGCCTGCCAGGAGGGAAAATCCGAGGCCGATGGCCGTCGCGCCCCAGCCCATGGCGGTCCTCGGACGGGGGACGAGGCCCGAGACGAAGAGCGCGTGGCCCACGATGGCGGACGCGAGCCCGAGCGCGGCGCGTGCGCGGAGCTTCCACGCCATGGCGAGCGCGAAGCCGACGACGGTGGCGTCGAGCGCGAGGTCGTGTGCCGGGAGCGCGCCTCCCCGGTAGGCGAGCGTCCAGAGCCCGAGGTGCGCCGTCGCGAGGGCTCCGACGAGGAGGCGCGCGCGTGTCTTCGGATCGACGGGGACGTAGCGCTCGAAGGTCTCGACACGATGCGGCCCGGTCGTCTCGCCGGCGCGGTAGGGGCCGGCCTCGTCGGCGCGGGTGACGTCGCAGGTCTCGACGACGCGCGTGCGGGACAGGGCGCGAAGGAGCAGAGCCACCGTCGACGCGAGCGCGAGGTCCGAGAGCCTCTCCGGCGCGAAGGTGAGCGTCCCGAGCAGAGCCCCACCCACGAGCACCCACACGGTGCGTTCGGACTCCCTCCGCGCGACGAAGAGCGCCATCACGGCGAGCACGACGCGCAGCGCGTCGACGTGGAACATCGCGGTCCAGAAGCCCACGTGGAGCACGAGCCCGAGCGCCAGGATGGCGAACGCGGCGAGCACCGAGCGGCGAAGGACCGTCTCGCCTCGAGCGTCGAGCGGGACGACGGACCGCACGCGCCCTTCGAGATCGCGCGGCACGAGGGCCCCGAGCCCGAGCACGAAGCCACCGACGAGGGCGCCGGAGGTGCTCGATGACGCTCGCGAGAGCACGAACGGCAGCGTGGCGAGGCCCACGGCGAAGGTGCCCACGAGCGCCCACACACGGTTGTCCACGCGGAGGCGAAGGGCCTTGGACAGCCCGAGGGCTTTGATGCCCGAGAGCGCGAGCCACACGGCGCCCGATGCGACGCCCACGCTGCCGAGCACGCTGGACGTCTCGGTGTGCAGGGTCACGTCGGCCTCGTACACGACCGCGAGCAGGCCGAGCAGCACGGCGGAGCGCTTTTGCCCGATGCGGTAGGCGAGGGCGGCGCTGCCGATCAACGCGAGCGCGTACACCTCGGCGACCAGCGCGACGCCGAGGGCTCCCGTGACGCTCGCGCGCTCGGCGAGGCCTTTCGAAAGCAGGTTCAGGCCGACGAGCACGAGCATGGCGCTCGCGAGGGCGAGCGGGTTGTACTCGACGAACCAGCGGTGGAGGAGGCGGCGGAGGGCGTCTGCGTCTTCTCGAGGTGGGGGAGGGGTGGCCATGGACGTGTGCCTTCGCAAGGCGCGTGCCCTCGAGCCGGAGCGTGGGCGCTCGACGTAAACGAGGGGTTTCGTGCGGGATCGAGGCGAGTGCGAGGTGCGCTCGAGACAGCGTGTCATCGAGGCGCGGAGGGTTCGGACAGGATGTCAGTCGGAGCTCGCGCGTGCCGTTACCGTGATGGGGCCATCTTGCGACGGGTCCCGAGGTCGGGTGGTGAGAGCGCGCGGGCTTCGCGCTCCCCGAGGGCTCGTGTCACGGCGTGGGCGCGGGGGCGAGCGCGTGGATCGCGACGGCGGAGAGCGCGGGCACCTCGGCCTCGAAGCTTCCGTCCGCGCGGACGGAGACCGCCGTGCCGGCGCACGCGCCGTTGATGAGCTTCGGACCCTTCACGACGTCGCAATACGTGCCGGGGGCCATGCTCGTTCGGAACGAGCGGCGGAGCGCGGTCGTCGCGCGGTTGATGACCACGAACCCTCGCGCGCCTCGGCCGAAGGCGATCCGCTGGTCGCCATCGGTCCAGAAGTCGGTCACGGAGGGGGCCGAGTCGGCCGCGTTGCGGAAGCCGACCATGCCGAGCGCGGAGGGCCACCTGTGCTCGCAGATCCAACCCGGCGCGCACGTGCTCGCGGTGCTCCCAGCGCTCCTCGGTCCCTCCGCGGGGGGGCCTTGGTTCCCGTCCGTGAAGGCGTAGCTCGACATGATCTGCGGGTAGCCGTACGGCCACGCGAGCATGAAAATGAGCCCGAGCTCGTAGAGCGGTCGCTCCTTGAACGTGAGCGGATTGCCGCTGCCGTGCCCTCGTTGGTTGTCGTGGTTGTCGATGAAGGCGACCCCCGACGTGGGCGGCAGGAGGCCCCAGGCAGGCCCGAAGGTCTCGAGCCACGCGAGCTTCCCCGCGCGGAGCACCCGACTGAGCTCGGCGCCGTAGCGGACCTCGGTGACGTCGCCGGTCGCTTGGTACTCGGCGGACGTGACGACGCCGCGGCCGTCGTCGTCGAGGACCTCCTGGTACACGTAGAGCGGGCCGCGGACCTTGCCGAGGATGGCCGAGAGGTCGACCGGCGAGATGTGCTTCGCGGCGTCGACTCGAATACCCGAAACGCCCAGGTCGACGAGGTCCTGCAGGTAGGCCGCGAGGGTCGTTCGCACGTGCTCTTGCGCGGTGTCGAGGTCGGGGAGAGTCGCGAGCTCGCAGTGGAAGATCTCGTCGCGCGAGCCCCAGTTCTGGATGGGGCGCTCGCACCCGTGAAAGTGATTCGGACCGTAAATTCCCGGGTAGCTCTTGCGAGAGAACGTGCTGCCCGCGCTGCCGACGCCTTGCTGGACGAACGACATGTGATTGAGGACCGCGTCGACGTAGATGTCGACACCTGCCCGTTTGCAGCGCGCGATCATGCTCGCGAGCTCGGCGCGCGTACCGCCGCGGCTCTCGAGCTGGTAGCTCACGGGCTGGTAGCGCTCCCACCAGGGGTGGCTCGGGAGCTCGGCGTGCTCCTGGGGGGGAGAGATCTGAACGGCGGCGTAGCCTGCGGGGCCGAGCACGTCTTCGCACTCACGGGCGATGTCGTTCCACTTCCACTCGAAGAGGTGGGTGAAGACCGTCCGAGGTCCGGGCGGAGGCCGAGGTGATGGAGCCGCGTCCGGGGAGGAGGCCCCTCCGTCGGGCGCTCCGCCTTCGCCGGAGGATGCCGCTGGGGGAGGAGGGGAGAACCCGGAGCCCGGAGGTGTCGGTGGGGTGGTGTCCGCCTCCCGCGAGGACGCGACACATGCGACGAGCGCTGCCGCGCAGAGACCGCCGAAGAGCGCCGATGGGAACCGCATGGTCGTGACCTCCTCGCTCGACGAGAGCGTTGTGCCCATGGTCTAGCGTGAGCGTGCACGGAGATGCCATCGCGACTCCGTCACAGACGATAGCGAGAACGTCACGCGCGAAGGTCTCGTGACACGGCCGAGCTCGCGCGGACGAGACCCAGACCACCCTTTCGGCGGAGCTCGGCTTGACGGCGTCGCGGTCGGGTGCAGCATGAGCCCCATGGCCGAGCGGGCACCGACGCCGAACGACCGCACGGCCCGAGGGGCCTCACGGAGCCGTGCGCGCTCCCGCCGAGGGACCGGCGTTCGTGCAGGCATCCACCTCGACGTCCGCGGCCTCGTTCCGCACGTGCGGACCGCCCTCACGGTGCGCGCGCCGTCCCTCGTCGTCTCGATCGAGCGCTCCGCGATGACCCTCGGCGTGCGTGGAGAGGACGTGCCGCTCGACCGCGCGGTCCTCGTGCTCGTCCCCGCCGGTGCGCGCCTCCGGCTCACGGCCGTGAGCCCCTCGGTGCGCGTCGCGATCCTCGGGCTCGGGGACGACGTCGTGCGTCGGGCGGCCCGCCTCCACACGAACGTCGGCCTCGACCGGGAGCGCCTCGAGCGGTGGCTCCGCGCGCCGCACGTGCTCCCACGGACGACGTGGGTGCACGAGCTCGTGCATCGCTACGTCTTCGAGCGGACCGTGCTCGCCATGGGATCGGGCCTCGTCGTGAGCTTCCTCGAGACGGAGCT includes these proteins:
- a CDS encoding (2Fe-2S)-binding protein; translation: MAKVLVCRCEDVTLHELDDAITRGHTDIESLKRYTGFGTGYCQGKSCVAMCARRLVERGFEARLPFTPRPPFHPLPLGALAGLAEIAEADIKEKP
- a CDS encoding SDR family oxidoreductase, yielding MTSVFRSDLLVGQAALVTGGGSGIGAGLAKRLAEQGAKVMLVGRTQEKLDAIAGEIRERGGTAQTFACDVRKYDLVEAAIQKTVSDFGRLDVLVNSAAGNFLAPASALSANGFRSVVDIDLCGTFNASRAAFEALSGSRGSIVNITATQATVPTPLQCHAGAAKAGIEKLTRDLALEWGRFGIRVNSIAPGPIEGTEGMSRLAPGDAETSLKKRVPLGRYGTIFEIAEALTYLVSPAGAYITGATLLVDGGTTLLGPGPFLDMMMGG
- a CDS encoding alpha-amylase family protein produces the protein MRFPSALFGGLCAAALVACVASSREADTTPPTPPGSGFSPPPPAASSGEGGAPDGGASSPDAAPSPRPPPGPRTVFTHLFEWKWNDIARECEDVLGPAGYAAVQISPPQEHAELPSHPWWERYQPVSYQLESRGGTRAELASMIARCKRAGVDIYVDAVLNHMSFVQQGVGSAGSTFSRKSYPGIYGPNHFHGCERPIQNWGSRDEIFHCELATLPDLDTAQEHVRTTLAAYLQDLVDLGVSGIRVDAAKHISPVDLSAILGKVRGPLYVYQEVLDDDGRGVVTSAEYQATGDVTEVRYGAELSRVLRAGKLAWLETFGPAWGLLPPTSGVAFIDNHDNQRGHGSGNPLTFKERPLYELGLIFMLAWPYGYPQIMSSYAFTDGNQGPPAEGPRSAGSTASTCAPGWICEHRWPSALGMVGFRNAADSAPSVTDFWTDGDQRIAFGRGARGFVVINRATTALRRSFRTSMAPGTYCDVVKGPKLINGACAGTAVSVRADGSFEAEVPALSAVAIHALAPAPTP
- a CDS encoding helix-turn-helix transcriptional regulator yields the protein MAERAPTPNDRTARGASRSRARSRRGTGVRAGIHLDVRGLVPHVRTALTVRAPSLVVSIERSAMTLGVRGEDVPLDRAVLVLVPAGARLRLTAVSPSVRVAILGLGDDVVRRAARLHTNVGLDRERLERWLRAPHVLPRTTWVHELVHRYVFERTVLAMGSGLVVSFLETELVKEAYFLLRDREAGADRAPAVHRPSTLLDRALAWIEAHLFEKVSVEALARHARASESSLLRAFRRELGTSPTEHWRARRLEEAIVLLRAGGSTVLEVATRVGYESGAAFAAAFRRRYGRSPSSFVPTRPTRRAPG